From a region of the Primulina eburnea isolate SZY01 chromosome 7, ASM2296580v1, whole genome shotgun sequence genome:
- the LOC140836674 gene encoding subtilisin-like protease SBT2.2 — protein sequence MLVSSKMRCVCGSGVMLLMFCLVISVSCNYAQNSGDAIPAVYIVTLKLAPTSHYCSELGVNQGPHIKSKESQRTNRLDKPSITTRINWYNGSYIAGLHDSLLKKTLRGEKYLKVSTYHYLINGFAVLVTPHQADKISRRREVLNVVMDFSVRTATTHTPQFLGLPQGAWAQEGGFERAGEGLVIGLIDTGIDPTHPSFSDDTPSKPYPIPKHFSGICEVTRDFPSGSCNRKLIGARHFAASAITRGIFNASQDYASPYDGDGHGTHTAAIASGNHGIPVVVAGHHFGNASGMAPRSHIAVYKALYKRFGGFAADVVAAIDQAAQDGVDIISLSITPNRRPPGIATFFNPIDMALLSAIKAGIFVVQAAGNTGPSPKSISSFSPWIFTVGAAAHDRVYSNSIVLGNNITIPGVGLAPGTDKNVMYTMVSAIDALKDSMAAKDMYAGECQDASNFNLDSVQGNLLICSYSIRFVLGLATVKQALKTAKNLSAAGVVFYLDPYVIGFQLNPIPMRIPGIVIPSPDDSKAFLHYYNSSLKRDETTNKIVKFGGVARISGGIKANFSHSAPKIMYYSARGPDPEDNFLENADILKPNIVAPGNSIWAAWSSGGKDSVEFQGESFAMISGTSMAAPHVAGLAAIIKQQFPFFSPAAIGSALSTTASLYDRNGGPIMAQRAYANPDLNLSPATPFDMGSGFVNPTAALNPGLIFDTCYDDYISFLCGINGSSPLILNYTGESCGVSRTTPTNLNLPSITISKLNQSAVMQRTVTNVDRNETYRVGWTAPFGVSVKVIPSYFVILSGEKQVLTVVLNATINSSIASYGRIRFFGSNDHVVKIPISVIVKISLFTTGG from the exons ATGTTGGTTTCCAGTAAGATGAGGTGTGTTTGCGGAAGTGGAGTAATGTTGCTAATGTTTTGTTTGGTGATCTCTGTAAGCTGCAATTATGCTCAAAACAGTGGAGATGCAATTCCCGCTGTGTATATTGTTACTCTGAAACTTGCCCCCACCTCTCATTACTGTAGTGAGCTTGGAGTGAATCAGGGTCCGCATATTAAAAGCAAAGAATCTCAGAGAACGAATAGATTGGATAAGCCAAG CATTACAACGAGAATAAATTGGTACAATGGATCATACATAGCGGGGCTACACGATTCTCTATTGAAAAAAACATTAAGGGGGGAAAAGTATCTAAAAGTGTCCACCTACCATTATCTAATCAATGGATTTGCAGTGCTTGTCACTCCACATCAG GCTGACAAAATTTCAAGGAGAAGAGAAGTGTTGAATGTGGTTATGGATTTTTCAGTTAGAACCGCCACCACTCACACGCCACAGTTTCTTGGTCTGCCACAAGGAGCATGGGCTCAAGAAGGTGGGTTTGAAAGGGCAGGGGAAGGACTTGTGATTGGATTAATCGACACTGGAATTGATCCCACACACCCCAGCTTCTCGGATGATACACCTTCGAAGCCATATCCGATTCCCAAGCATTTTTCTGGAATTTGTGAAGTCACACGGGACTTCCCATCTGGATCTTGCAACAGGAAACTGATCGGTGCTCGTCATTTTGCAGCATCCGCCATTACCAGAGGGATATTTAATGCCTCTCAGGACTATGCATCACCCTATGATGGTGACGGCCATGGGAC GCACACGGCTGCTATTGCATCAGGAAATCATGGGATTCCTGTGGTGGTAGCTGGGCATCACTTTGGAAATGCCAGTGGCATGGCTCCTCGTTCGCA TATTGCTGTCTATAAGGCTTTGTACAAAAGGTTTGGAGGCTTTGCTGCAGATGTGGTTGCTGCCATAGATCAG GCTGCACAAGATGGAGTGGATATAATAAGCTTGTCAATAACTCCAAATAGGCGGCCCCCTGGCATTGCCACTTTCTTTAATCCTATAGATATGGCTTTATTGTCTGCTATCAAGGCTGGTATCTTTGTAGTACAAGCAGCAGGGAATACTGGACCCTCACCCAAGAGCATATCATCCTTTAGTCCATGGATCTTCACTGTTGGCGCTGCAGCCCATGATAGGGTATACAGTAACTCTATAGTCCTGGGCAACAATATCACAATTCCTGGAGTTGGACTGGCTC CTGGAACCGATAAAAATGTCATGTATACCATGGTTTCTGCTATCGATGCGCTGAAAGACTCGATGGCTGCTAAGGATATGTATGCTGGTGAATGCCAAGATGCCAGCAATTTTAACCTTGACTCTGTTCAggggaatctcttgatatgtaGCTACTCGATTCGCTTTGTTCTTGGGCTTGCCACCGTCAAACAAGCTTTAAAAACCGCAAAAAACCTCAGTGCAGCTGGTGTTGTGTTCTACCTGGATCCCTACGTGATTGGCTTCCAGCTCAATCCAATTCCAATGAGAATTCCTGGCATCGTAATTCCATCTCCAGATGACTCCAAA GCCTTTCTTCACTACTATAACTCTTCTTTGAAAAGAGATGAAACTACGAACAAAATTGTTAAATTCGGGGGCGTGGCTCGGATCTCTGGTGGAATAAAAGCTAATTTTAGCCACTCTGCTCCAAAGATTATGTACTATTCTGCTAGAGGGCCAGATCCAGAGGACAATTTCCTCGAGAACGCTGACATTCTGAAACCAAACATCGTTGCACCTGGAAATTCTATATGGGCTGCTTGGAGTTCAGGTGGCAAAGATTCTGTTGAGTTTCAAG GCGAAAGCTTTGCTATGATATCTGGAACAAGCATGGCAGCTCCTCATGTTGCTGGACTTGCAGCAATAATCAAGCAACAGTTTCCCTTTTTCAGTCCCGCAGCCATTGGATCCGCCCTTTCAACGACAGCTTCTCTTTACGACAGAAATGGGGGTCCCATAATGGCGCAGCGGGCTTATGCTAATCCAGATTTGAATCTATCTCCTGCCACTCCTTTTGATATGGGGAGTGGATTTGTAAATCCTACTGCTGCGTTGAATCCAGGTCTTATTTTCGACACAT GTTATGATGACTACATATCATTCCTCTGTGGGATAAACGGATCATCTCCTTTAATCCTAAACTACACAGGCGAAAGCTGTGGGGTGTCTAGAACTACCCCCACTAATCTAAACTTGCCTTCCATCACGATATCAAAGCTGAACCAATCTGCTGTTATGCAACGAACTGTAACCAATGTTGACCGGAACGAGACATACAGAGTTGGTTGGACCGCTCCTTTTGGAGTTTCAGTAAAGGTTATACCCTCATATTTTGTCATTTTAAGTGGGGAGAAACAGGTTTTAACTGTAGTGCTTAACGCGACTATAAACAGCTCGATTGCGAGTTATGGAAGAATCAGATTCTTTGGTAGTAACGATCATGTGGTGAAAATCCCTATCTCAGTTATTGTCAAAATTTCATTATTCACAACTGGTGGATGA
- the LOC140836675 gene encoding vacuolar protein sorting-associated protein 54, chloroplastic-like encodes MDLPSSRSSGSSESPIANPGKPFNLTVSSLSKSIADSSSQNFSSILNNPNPSSSVVGWWSSSTSVPAPEFAPLPTAPKPGSELSRSDFTPYLSSVYESHSRFVDILKQHDRDDLGLDGNLTPSAAGEALVACLREVPALYFKEDFELEDGATFKTACPFRTTSENVALQERLSQYLDVVELHLVREISLRSSSFFEAQGQLEDLNAKIVEGCRRVRELKETIRLLDSDLVGSARRVQELSMKRGDSIALQNKLRLVMSVNQALSTLQLLVASADCVGALDIIDDLQLLLNGDELIGLHCFRHLHDHVAASIDTINSILSAEFVRASLRGSDNDLSVTTSTLAVDGTDDEIKLMEERASHFQDQLLPLIIGLLRTGKLPTVLRIYCDTLASDIKTSVKIIVENRPLESDTISGEGMVDADGVGSSLGSKLKSLSPESFLKLLEEIFKTVQTRLMRASEVKRAIEWIMGNLDGHYAAASVAAAIAHGAAVPEAAPDSDGHVSSFVPHYSQNASRVSSIQGRGYDAPSPNLSRDFRADVLRENAEALFAACDAAHGRWAKIVGIRSQIHPKLRLQDFLGVYNISQEFISSTEKIGGRLGYSIRGTLQSQAKSFIDFQHESRMAKMRALLDQENWAEIDAPDEFQTIVTLFSCAEPEPSGNNGVTPGDLTSSPSNLVSSHDDASTMDAGPSNSSPHIEEPNSNGTYLDHMPNTESSRLSGVSNSDVSTSAHGNSTSIKERGKSSLRMLYFKGVGYHMVNCGLYLVKMMSEYIDMNDCLPTLSAEVVHRVVEILKFFNSRTAHLVLGANALQVSGLKSITARHLAMASQVISFTYAIIPEIRRILLLKVPDTYKGLLQLEIGRVATDYKNHRDEIHSKLVQIMRERLLLHLRSMPQIVEGWNRSVDIELQPSQFARSLTKEVGQLLRTLSKHLLEEDVQAIFGQVVVILHSQIFEVFSHLEISTPQAKSRLHYDVQHILGCIRSLPSDNLSKSDPPNWGLLDEFLA; translated from the exons ATGGATTTGCCGTCTTCTCGGTCTTCGGGAAGTTCGGAATCCCCGATTGCAAACCCTGGGAAACCCTTCAATCTCACCGTTTCATCATTGTCGAAATCAATCGCTGATTCCAGTAGCCAAAActtctcctccattctcaaTAATCCTAATCCTTCTTCATCTGTCGTTGGTTGGTGGTCTTCATCCACGTCTGTCCCCGCCCCCGAATTCGCGCCTCTGCCAACCGCACCAAAGCCCGGATCCGAACTTAGCAGATCCGATTTCACCCCTTACCTATCGTCTGTATATGAATCTCATTCTCGATTTGTCGACATTCTTAAGCAGCATGACAGGGATGACCTAGGACTCGACGGTAATTTAACCCCCAGTGCTGCGGGTGAGGCTTTGGTGGCATGCCTGAGGGAAGTACCGGCGCTGTATTTCAAAGAAGATTTTGAATTGGAGGATGGCGCAACGTTTAAGACAGCTTGCCCGTTCAGAACAACATCGGAAAATGTTGCATTGCAGGAGAGGCTGTCGCAATATTTGGATGTGGTGGAGCTACATTTGGTGAGGGAGATTTCATTGCGTTCGAGCTCGTTTTTTGAGGCACAGGGGCAGTTGGAAGATTTGAATGCGAAGATCGTAGAAGGATGTAGGAGGGTTAGGGAGCTTAAGGAGACAATCAGACTGCTGGATTCCGATTTAGTGGGTTCAGCTAGGAGGGTCCAGGAGCTCAGTATGAAGCGCGGAGATTCGATTGCATTGCAGAATAAGCTTAGGCTGGTGATGTCAGTCAATCAGGCTCTCTCCACCCTACAGTTA CTTGTCGCATCTGCAGATTGTGTTGGAGCTTTAGATATTATCGATGATCTACAGCTTCTATTG aaTGGAGACGAGCTGATTGGTCTCCACTGCTTCCGCCATCTTCATGATCACGTAGCAGCTTCAATTGACACTATTAACAG CATTCTTTCAGCAGAGTTTGTCCGTGCATCGTTGCGTGGTTCTGACAATGATCTATCAGTCACTACATCTACCTTAGCCGTTGATGGAACAGACGATGAA ATTAAACTGATGGAGGAACGGGCCTCACATTTTCAAGACCAGCTTCTCCCTCTCATCATTGGATTGCTTAGGACG GGAAAATTACCGACAGTGTTGAGAATCTATTGTGATACACTTGCTTCTGATATAAAGACCTCTGTCAAAATAATTGTTGAGAATAGGCCATTGGAGTCAGATACCATATCTGGAGAGGGGATGGTGGATGCAGATG GTGTAGGGTCGTCGCTTGGAAGTAAGTTGAAGAGCCTATCACCTGAGAGCTTTCTCAAACTTTTGGAGGAAATTTTTAAGACAGTGCAG ACACGCTTAATGCGAGCTTCTGAAGTCAAAAGAGCAATTGAATGGATCATGGGAAATCTTGATGGCCACTATGCTGCTGCTTCAGTTGCAGCTGCAATTGCACATGGTGCAGCAGTTCCAGAAGCAGCTCCGGACTCTGATGGCCATGTCAGTTCCTTTGTACCTCATTATTCCCAGAATGCCTCAAGGGTTTCATCAATCCAAGGAAGGGGATATGATGCTCCAAGTCCAAATCTCTCAAGAGATTTTCG AGCTGATGTTTTAAGGGAGAATGCAGAAGCTCTATTTGCAGCTTGTGATGCTGCTCATGGTAGATGGGCAAAGATTGTGGGGATCCGTTCTCAAATTCACCCAAAGCTTAGGTTGCAGGACTTCCTTGGTGTTTATAACATCAGCCAGGAATTTATAAGTTCAACAGAGAAG ATTGGTGGAAGGTTGGGATATAGCATTCGTGGAACGCTACAATCACAAGCTAAATCCTTTATTGATTTTCAGCATGAATCTCGA ATGGCTAAGATGAGGGCTTTACTTGACCAAGAAAATTGGGCTGAGATAGATGCGCCGGATGAATTTCAGACCATTGTCACGTTGTTCTCTTGTGCTGAACCCGAACCTTCTGGAAATAATGGTGTGACTCCTGGTGATCTTACTTCAAGCCCTAGTAACTTGGTATCAAGCCATGATGATGCCTCCACAATGGATGCTGGACCTTCAAATTCATCTCCACATATTGAGGAGCCTAATTCTAATGGGACATATCTGGATCATATGCCAAATACCGAATCATCACGATTGAGTGGGGTCAGCAATTCTGATGTTAGTACATCTGCTCATGGTAACAGTACCAGCATTAAGGAACGTGGAAAATCTTCCCTTCGAATGCTTTATTTTAAAGGTGTTGGATATCACATGGTGAACTG TGGATTATATTTAGTGAAGATGATGTCAGAGTACATAGATATGAACGATTGTTTGCCGACTCTATCTGCGGAAGTAGTTCATCGGGTTGTTGAGATCTTGAAATTTTTCAATTCAAGGACTGCTCATCTTGTGCTTGGAGCGAATGCCTTACAG GTTTCTGGTTTGAAATCTATTACCGCTAGACACTTGGCTATGGCTAGTCAGGTTATCAGCTTCACATACGCCATCATCCCTG AAATTAGGAGGATTCTCTTGCTCAAAGTGCCCGACACCTACAAGGGGCTATTGCAGTTAGAGATTGGCCGTGTGGCAACT GATTACAAAAATCATCGTGATGAGATTCACTCCAAACTGGTTCAAATAATGAGAGAAAGGTTGCTTCTTCATCTGAGGAGCATGCCACAAATTGTTGAAGGTTGGAATAGATCTGTGGATATCGAGTTACAACCTAGTCAGTTTGCGCGGTCTCTTACTAAG GAGGTCGGCCAGCTATTACGTACATTATCTAAACATCTGCTTGAAGAAGATGTTCAAGCTATTTTTGG GCAAGTGGTGGTAATCTTGCACTCCCAGATATTCGAAGTATTTTCTCACCTAGAGATAAGCACTCCACAGGCGAAAAGCAG ACTTCATTATGATGTCCAGCATATACTTGGATGTATCAGATCTTTACCTTCTGATAATTTGAGTAAATCGGATCCCCCAAATTGGGGACTTCTTGACGAATTCCTGGCATAA
- the LOC140836676 gene encoding vacuolar protein sorting-associated protein 2 homolog 2-like: MNLSIFKKKTSPKDALRTSKREMTIATRGIEREIASLQMEEKKLVAEIKKTAKTGNEAATKILARQLVRLRQQITNLQGSRAQIRGVATHTQALYASTSISTGMKGATKAMTAMNKQMEPVKQTKMIKEFQKEAAQMDLTIEMMSDAIDETLDKDEAEEETEELTNQVLDEIGVDIASQLSSAPKGRIASKKAENAPSSAASTDVEDLEKRLASLRRI, encoded by the exons ATGAATCTCAGCATTTTCAAGAAGAAAACTTCTCCTAAAG ATGCGCTGAGAACCAGCAAAAGGGAAATGACGATTGCCACGAGAG GGATCGAACGTGAGATTGCATCTTTACAAATGGAG GAGAAGAAATTGGTGGCAGAGATCAAGAAAACGGCTAAAACAGGAAATGAG GCTGCCACAAAAATCTTAGCTCGTCAATTAGTTCGGCTCCGGCAGCAAATAACAAACTTGCAAGGGAGTCGTGCCCAGATAAGAGGTGTGGCAACTCATACTCAG GCGTTGTATGCCAGTACTTCAATATCAACTGGTATGAAGGGTGCAACCAAAGCCATGACTGCCATGAACAAG caaatggAACCTGTAAAACAAACTAAAATGAtcaaagaattccagaaagaggcagCGCAGATGGACCTGACG ATTGAAATGATGTCAGATGCGATTGATGAGACATTAGACAAAGATGAGGCCGAGGAAGAGACTGAAGAACTTACCAACCAGGTGCTTGATGAGATTGGTGTCGACATTGCATCACAG TTATCTTCAGCTCCAAAAGGGCGTATCGCATCAAAGAAAGCTGAAAATGCTCCAAG TTCTGCTGCATCCACTGATGTTGAAGACCTCGAGAAAAGGCTGGCGTCTCTTCGACGAATATGA
- the LOC140836678 gene encoding protein LOL2-like isoform X2, which produces MQSQVVCGGCRIVLLYPRGATNVRCSICNMVTPVLPTGMDMAQLICGGCRTLLMHAQGATSVRCSCCHTVNLVPAVAPMPNHVAHVNCGNCRIMLMYPAGAPSVKCSICRYITNVNVHQSVGNSRPASEPSTSLARVPTQNQTVVVQNPTTIDESGKLVSSVVVGVTT; this is translated from the exons ATGCAGAGCCAGGTCGTGTGCGGTGGGTGTAGGATTGTCCTACTTTATCCCAGAGGAGCAACAAATGTTCGCTGCTCAATATGCAATATGGTTACTCCTGTGCTACCAACTg GCATGGATATGGCTCAATTAATATGTGGAGGATGCCGGACGTTGCTCATGCATGCACAGGGGGCTACCAGCGTCAGATGCTCTTGCTGTCATACAGTGAACCTGGTGCCTG CAGTTGCACCAATGCCTAATCACGTAGCTCATGTCAATTGTGGAAACTGCCGCATTATGCTGATGTATCCAGCTGGAGCTCCATCAGTTAAATGTTCGATCTGTCGCTATATTACAAATGTCAAT GTGCATCAAAGTGTTGGGAATTCTCGACCAGCATCAGAGCCATCTACTTCCTTG GCAAGAGTCCCCACGCAGAATCAAACTGTTGTCGTGCAGAATCCCACGACAATTGATGAAAGTGGCAAGTTG GTGAGCAGTGTTGTTGTTGGAGTGACAACATAG
- the LOC140836678 gene encoding protein LSD1-like isoform X1, translated as MQSQVVCGGCRIVLLYPRGATNVRCSICNMVTPVLPTARAGMDMAQLICGGCRTLLMHAQGATSVRCSCCHTVNLVPAVAPMPNHVAHVNCGNCRIMLMYPAGAPSVKCSICRYITNVNVHQSVGNSRPASEPSTSLARVPTQNQTVVVQNPTTIDESGKLVSSVVVGVTT; from the exons ATGCAGAGCCAGGTCGTGTGCGGTGGGTGTAGGATTGTCCTACTTTATCCCAGAGGAGCAACAAATGTTCGCTGCTCAATATGCAATATGGTTACTCCTGTGCTACCAACTg CACGCGCAGGCATGGATATGGCTCAATTAATATGTGGAGGATGCCGGACGTTGCTCATGCATGCACAGGGGGCTACCAGCGTCAGATGCTCTTGCTGTCATACAGTGAACCTGGTGCCTG CAGTTGCACCAATGCCTAATCACGTAGCTCATGTCAATTGTGGAAACTGCCGCATTATGCTGATGTATCCAGCTGGAGCTCCATCAGTTAAATGTTCGATCTGTCGCTATATTACAAATGTCAAT GTGCATCAAAGTGTTGGGAATTCTCGACCAGCATCAGAGCCATCTACTTCCTTG GCAAGAGTCCCCACGCAGAATCAAACTGTTGTCGTGCAGAATCCCACGACAATTGATGAAAGTGGCAAGTTG GTGAGCAGTGTTGTTGTTGGAGTGACAACATAG